The proteins below come from a single Bdellovibrionales bacterium genomic window:
- the ihfB gene encoding integration host factor subunit beta — protein MTKSDLILRLAEMYPHLLQRDIERIVGTVFDEITNALARGNRVELRGFGAFSVKQREARQGRNPRTGEPVAVDEKFVPFFKTGKQLRDRLNGGDGGQDD, from the coding sequence ATGACAAAATCTGATCTCATTTTACGTCTGGCCGAGATGTATCCGCATCTCCTTCAACGGGACATCGAACGCATTGTTGGCACTGTGTTTGACGAGATTACCAACGCGCTAGCGCGTGGCAATCGTGTTGAGCTTCGTGGCTTTGGCGCGTTTTCCGTCAAGCAGCGTGAAGCGCGGCAGGGGCGCAATCCTCGCACGGGCGAACCCGTTGCCGTGGATGAAAAGTTCGTCCCCTTCTTTAAGACGGGCAAGCAATTGCGTGATCGTCTGAATGGTGGCGATGGCGGGCAGGACGATTAA